A stretch of Ipomoea triloba cultivar NCNSP0323 chromosome 13, ASM357664v1 DNA encodes these proteins:
- the LOC116002806 gene encoding geraniol 8-hydroxylase-like — MFQDLIRAFHDSLQAATFSYALALLGVVWFAWVFIFNKSGNGQPPLPPGSRPLPLVGNLLSLEPELHTYFTALSKVHGPIYTLWLGKKPGIIISSPAIAREVLKDQDATFANRDVPVVGREATYGGKDIVWTPYGPEWRMLRKVCVREMLSNSTLDSVYDLRRREIRQTMKFFYDHAGKTVNIGEQMFLTILNVITGMMWGGTVKGKERESLALEFREIVAEMIELLGLPNVSDFYPGLAKFDLQGLQGKMKRVANKLDKIFQSVIDQRSKVDEKKSKDFLQVLLQLKDEGDEKTPFNITHLKALLTDMVVAGTDTTSNAIEFAMAEIMNKPQVINKLQEEVDAVVGKDNIAEESHIHQLPYLYAVMKETLRLHPTLPLLVPHCPTQTCLVGGYTVPKGSRVFVNVWAIHRDPSIWENPLEFRPERFLDSKWDFSGKDFNYFPFGSGKRICAGMASAERMFMYALASMIHSFDWKMAQGEKLELSEKFGIVLKKRIPLVAIPTPRLSHPALYQ; from the exons ATGTTTCAAGATTTGATTAGAGCATTCCATGATTCTTTGCAAGCTGCAACTTTCAGCTATGCCCTCGCCTTGCTGGGGGTGGTGTGGTTTGCTTGGGTTTTCATCTTCAACAAGTCTGGAAATGGGCAACCGCCATTGCCGCCAGGTTCCAGACCTCTCCCCTTAGTTGGGAACCTGCTGTCTCTAGAGCCTGAGCTCCACACCTATTTTACAGCCTTGTCTAAGGTCCACGGCCCCATCTACACACTCTGGCTCGGCAAGAAGCCCGGGATAATCATCAGCTCCCCCGCCATAGCTCGCGAGGTGCTAAAGGATCAAGACGCCACCTTTGCGAACCGAGACGTTCCTGTTGTGGGAAGGGAAGCCACCTATGGAGGCAAGGATATTGTGTGGACACCCTATGGACCCGAATGGAGGATGCTGAGGAAGGTATGCGTCCGTGAAATGCTTAGCAATTCCACTCTGGACTCTGTTTATGATCTCAGGCGCCGAGAAATTAGACAAACTATGAAGTTTTTCTATGATCATGCTGGGAAAACGGTGAATATTGGTGAGCAGATGTTCTTGACTATCCTTAATGTGATCACAGGCATGATGTGGGGTGGAACTGTGAAGGGGAAGGAAAGGGAAAGTCTTGCGTTAGAGTTTAGGGAGATTGTGGCAGAGATGATAGAGTTATTAGGCCTCCCTAATGTTTCTGATTTTTATCCTGGATTGGCTAAGTTTGACTTGCAAGGGTTGCAGGGAAAGATGAAGAGAGTGGCCAATAAATTGGACAAGATTTTTCAGAGTGTAATTGATCAGAGATCAAAAGTGGATGAGAAAAAGAGCAAAGACTTTCTGCAGGTTCTGCTCCAGCTAAAAGATGAAGGAGATGAGAAAACTCCTTTCAACATCACTCATCTCAAAGCCTTACTCACG GATATGGTTGTTGCTGGAACTGATACAACCTCGAATGCTATCGAGTTTGCCATGGCTGAGATCATGAATAAACCACAAGTCATAAACAAATTACAAGAAGAGGTGGATGCAGTGGTGGGAAAAGACAACATTGCTGAGGAATCTCACATTCATCAGCTCCCATATCTATATGCTGTAATGAAAGAAACACTGCGCCTGCATCCAACTCTCCCACTCTTGGTGCCTCACTGCCCCACCCAAACTTGCCTCGTTGGGGGATACACAGTCCCGAAAGGGTCTCGTGTTTTTGTGAATGTCTGGGCAATACATAGAGACCCTTCCATCTGGGAAAATCCATTAGAGTTTCGTCCCGAGAGATTTTTGGACAGCAAATGGGATTTCTCTGGGAAAGACTTCAACTACTTTCCTTTTGGTTCTGGGAAAAGAATTTGTGCTGGGATGGCGTCGGCCGAGAGGATGTTCATGTATGCACTTGCCTCAATGATTCACTCTTTTGACTGGAAAATGGCTCAAGGAGAGAAATTAGAGCTTTCAGAGAAGTTTGGGATTGTGTTGAAGAAAAGAATTCCTCTGGTTGCTATCCCAACTCCAAGATTATCTCATCCAGCACTCTATCAGTAA